The DNA segment TGAGGTTGCCCGGATTATCCATCCATCAAGCGCGATCGCTAGTTGCCCTATCCCGATCGGGAGTAGAATTTCATTGTCTGGAAGATGTGGCAGCTGCGATTAGTTTGCCAGTACAGCGACTAAAACACCTCGAACCAATTCTTAGTTTTTGTTACTACGATCCGCAAAGTATCTATACTCCTGGATTGGTTAATCCGAATACTGCCTCCGTGGAAATGTTAACGGCTATCCCTATTGTGGATAATGCCCTAGCTAACTCTATCGTTCAAAATCGCTTGAATGCAGGGAATTACCGAGATTTAGCCGATTTGCAAGTTAGGTTATCGTT comes from the Leptolyngbyaceae cyanobacterium genome and includes:
- a CDS encoding ComEA family DNA-binding protein, which translates into the protein MGFGDWLNSVQKLSHELNQKQRSIRSRIINDPYCRFQSVEEIAIAVSLGIKIDVNRATVDDWLRLPGLSIHQARSLVALSRSGVEFHCLEDVAAAISLPVQRLKHLEPILSFCYYDPQSIYTPGLVNPNTASVEMLTAIPIVDNALANSIVQNRLNAGNYRDLADLQVRLSLSGDLVGQLMHYLRF